In the Clostridium sporogenes genome, one interval contains:
- a CDS encoding ATP-binding protein produces MKIKSNLNQLILIGFLVMFSSQICIKLFVNYFNISFGIIILIIILYMIEIDNKIMVALTSSFLVYLIRFSVYFLENNEINSALKFGIINHFPEFIFYLVYITIYFITIKNKNLNSLLFKLIICDFFANFTEMYIRHTIYLENFNFNIIIGLLFVAFLRSTLIWIMINLMIRYNTTLLKKEHTERYIKLLTSNSTLKSEIYLMEKSMDNIENVMGKSYKLYMYATQKNLDDKFKTEIMKIAKDIHEIKKEFNLIVRGVNELTNTKELKDSMNYYEIIDILRHMINIEIKNTNLKFKIQKGENFTTIHHYYLISIFRNVIMNSIDSLKNSFSGLIYLNHSNRTIDNTEGHYFEIIDNGIGIAKEDKKYIFNPGFSTKINFDTGDINRGLGLSIVKDIVENKLNGVVKLTSSKSKGTKFMIFIPKDSLEGGRI; encoded by the coding sequence ATGAAGATTAAAAGCAATTTAAATCAACTTATATTAATAGGCTTTTTAGTTATGTTTTCATCTCAAATATGCATAAAATTATTTGTAAATTATTTCAATATATCCTTTGGTATTATAATTCTAATAATCATACTATATATGATTGAAATAGATAATAAAATAATGGTAGCCCTCACCTCTTCTTTTCTTGTATATCTAATAAGGTTCTCAGTTTATTTCTTGGAAAATAATGAAATAAATTCTGCTCTTAAATTCGGTATAATAAATCACTTTCCAGAGTTTATATTTTACTTAGTTTATATAACTATATATTTTATTACTATTAAAAATAAAAATTTAAATTCTCTTTTATTTAAACTTATTATTTGCGATTTTTTTGCCAACTTTACTGAAATGTATATTAGGCACACTATATATTTAGAGAATTTTAACTTTAATATAATTATAGGATTACTGTTTGTTGCATTTTTAAGATCCACATTAATATGGATTATGATAAATTTAATGATTAGATATAATACTACTCTCCTAAAAAAAGAACATACTGAAAGATACATAAAGCTCTTAACATCAAATTCTACTTTAAAAAGCGAAATTTATCTTATGGAAAAATCTATGGATAATATAGAAAATGTAATGGGAAAATCCTATAAATTGTACATGTATGCAACTCAAAAAAATTTAGATGATAAATTTAAAACAGAAATTATGAAAATTGCGAAGGACATACATGAAATCAAAAAGGAATTTAATTTAATAGTTAGAGGTGTTAACGAATTAACAAATACAAAGGAACTTAAAGACAGTATGAACTATTATGAAATTATAGACATATTAAGACATATGATAAATATAGAAATTAAAAATACAAACCTAAAATTCAAAATCCAAAAAGGAGAAAATTTTACTACTATACATCATTATTATCTGATATCAATATTTAGAAATGTAATTATGAATAGCATTGATTCTTTAAAAAATAGTTTTTCTGGTTTAATATATTTAAATCATTCTAATAGAACCATTGATAATACAGAGGGACATTATTTTGAAATTATAGATAACGGTATTGGAATAGCCAAAGAAGATAAAAAATATATATTTAATCCAGGATTTTCTACTAAAATTAATTTTGATACAGGTGATATAAATAGAGGGTTAGGACTAAGTATAGTGAAAGACATAGTTGAAAACAAACTAAATGGAGTTGTAAAATTAACATCCTCAAAAAGTAAAGGTACAAAATTTATGATTTTTATACCCAAGGACAGTTTAGAGGGGGGAAGAATTTGA
- a CDS encoding response regulator codes for MRILIIDDDINVHKILNKIINHECLGDVIESTALNGEIGGFFIEKEKPDIVIVDLLMPGKDGLTLIKEYKAKYPNIQYIMLSQVSSKNMIAKAYENGIEFYISKPINAIEVKSILKKVINNEIMKKKLGNIDSILKKDNYTTNIKSIMNKLGILGESGCDDIIKSIEYIIQSDSKESYTLKELFKKISDKPKSIEQRIRRTAFVALNNIANLGLEDYMNDTFVEFSNSIFSFEEVKKEMDYIRGTSHEKGSVNVKKFLQGIAYYINK; via the coding sequence TTGAGAATATTAATAATAGATGATGATATAAATGTTCATAAGATTCTTAATAAAATAATAAATCATGAATGCTTAGGAGATGTAATAGAATCTACTGCTTTAAATGGAGAAATTGGAGGATTTTTTATAGAAAAAGAAAAGCCTGATATTGTTATTGTAGATCTTTTGATGCCTGGTAAGGATGGCTTAACTTTAATTAAAGAATATAAAGCTAAATATCCTAACATTCAATATATAATGCTATCTCAAGTATCTTCTAAAAATATGATAGCCAAAGCTTATGAAAATGGTATTGAATTTTATATAAGTAAACCTATAAATGCAATTGAAGTTAAATCTATTTTAAAAAAAGTAATTAATAATGAAATTATGAAAAAAAAATTAGGAAATATAGATTCTATATTAAAAAAAGATAATTATACAACTAATATTAAAAGTATAATGAATAAACTAGGAATATTAGGTGAATCAGGCTGTGATGATATAATAAAAAGTATAGAATATATAATTCAAAGTGATTCTAAAGAATCCTATACTCTTAAAGAATTATTTAAAAAAATATCAGATAAGCCTAAATCTATAGAGCAAAGAATAAGAAGAACAGCCTTTGTAGCTTTAAATAATATTGCTAACTTAGGACTAGAAGATTATATGAATGATACTTTTGTAGAATTTTCAAATTCTATTTTTAGTTTTGAAGAAGTAAAAAAAGAAATGGATTATATAAGAGGAACATCCCATGAAAAAGGCTCTGTTAATGTGAAAAAATTTTTACAAGGAATAGCTTATTACATTAACAAATAA
- a CDS encoding PTS sugar transporter subunit IIC, with amino-acid sequence MEILKGMGLLLFTLGLFSLFSFKAPKGSKAMSGLANAAVATFLVEAIHKYISGNFLGFTFLGKVGSVSGSMGGVAAAILVPISMGVNPIYAVVAGVALGGYGILPGFIAGYIVGLIAPIFDKKLPEGLNTIIGALLIAPLARFIAMGIDPVVNATLVNIGQMISIAAQQSPLIMGFLLGGIMKVVCTSPLSSMAVTAMLGLQGLAMGIAGIACVGGSFTNGIIFKRLKLGDKSNIIAVMLEPLTQAPIVTKNPIPIYGSNILGGGLAGLSAAYFNIINNAPGTASPIPGLLAPFGFNDPKKVLIAVIFAVIGGTIGGLVGSIVFKGFAKKDYKSDEIPNNDINNICGKASTEIATDTADTNVDSLNAKSNTESNAF; translated from the coding sequence GTGGAAATTTTAAAAGGAATGGGCTTATTGTTATTTACACTAGGATTATTTTCATTATTTAGCTTTAAAGCTCCTAAGGGGAGTAAAGCTATGTCAGGACTAGCAAATGCAGCAGTAGCTACTTTTTTAGTAGAAGCTATTCATAAATATATAAGTGGAAATTTTTTAGGTTTTACTTTTTTAGGTAAAGTTGGATCAGTATCAGGATCTATGGGCGGTGTAGCAGCAGCTATTTTAGTTCCAATATCTATGGGAGTAAATCCTATATATGCAGTAGTAGCTGGTGTAGCCTTAGGTGGATATGGAATATTGCCAGGATTCATAGCTGGTTATATTGTAGGACTTATAGCACCTATATTTGATAAAAAATTACCAGAAGGACTGAACACCATAATAGGAGCTCTTTTAATAGCTCCATTAGCAAGATTTATAGCTATGGGGATAGATCCTGTAGTTAATGCTACATTAGTTAATATTGGTCAGATGATATCCATAGCAGCTCAACAATCACCATTGATTATGGGATTCTTACTTGGTGGAATAATGAAGGTTGTATGTACCTCACCATTAAGTTCAATGGCAGTTACAGCTATGCTGGGACTACAAGGCTTAGCAATGGGTATTGCAGGTATAGCCTGTGTTGGAGGATCTTTTACAAATGGTATAATTTTTAAAAGGCTGAAATTAGGTGATAAAAGTAATATAATAGCAGTAATGTTAGAACCACTAACTCAAGCACCAATAGTAACTAAAAATCCTATTCCTATATATGGATCAAATATTCTAGGTGGAGGATTAGCGGGACTTTCAGCAGCATATTTTAATATAATAAATAATGCTCCAGGCACCGCATCTCCTATTCCAGGACTACTAGCACCTTTTGGATTTAATGATCCTAAAAAAGTTCTTATAGCTGTTATCTTCGCTGTAATAGGTGGAACAATAGGTGGACTTGTTGGATCAATTGTTTTTAAAGGGTTTGCTAAAAAGGATTATAAATCAGATGAAATTCCAAATAATGATATTAATAATATTTGTGGTAAAGCGTCCACAGAAATTGCTACTGATACTGCCGATACTAATGTTGATTCATTAAATGCTAAAAGTAATACTGAAAGTAATGCTTTTTAA
- the serS gene encoding serine--tRNA ligase has translation MLDLKFIRENPEVVKQNIKNKFQDNKINLVDEVIALDAELREVKKEVESLRANRNKISKQIGALMAQGKKEEAEETKNKVTAHSEELAKLDEKEADLSKKVKDILMVIPNIIDPSVPIGKDDSENVEVERFGEPVVPDFEIPYHTEIMEKLNGIDLDSARKVAGNGFYYFMGDIARLHSAVISYARDFMINRGFTYCIPPFMIRSEVVTGVMSFAEMDSMMYKIEGEDLYLIGTSEHSMIGKFIDTILKEDSLPQTLTSYSPCFRKEKGAHGIEERGIYRIHQFEKQEMIVVCKPEESMDWYDKLWKNTVDLFRSLDIPVRTLECCSGDLADLKVKSVDVEAWSPRQKKYFEVGSCSNLGDAQARRLKIRVDGKDGKYFAHTLNNTVVAPPRMLIAFLENNLNEDGSINIPTVLQPYMGGKTVIK, from the coding sequence ATGTTAGATTTAAAATTTATAAGAGAAAACCCAGAAGTTGTTAAACAAAATATAAAAAATAAGTTTCAAGATAATAAGATTAATTTGGTAGATGAAGTAATAGCTTTAGATGCTGAATTAAGAGAAGTAAAAAAGGAAGTAGAATCTTTAAGAGCTAATAGAAATAAAATTTCAAAACAAATCGGTGCATTAATGGCTCAAGGAAAAAAAGAAGAAGCAGAAGAAACTAAAAATAAAGTTACTGCACATTCTGAAGAATTAGCTAAATTAGATGAAAAAGAAGCTGATTTAAGTAAAAAGGTTAAAGATATTCTTATGGTTATTCCAAACATAATTGATCCAAGTGTTCCTATTGGTAAAGATGATAGTGAAAATGTAGAAGTTGAACGTTTTGGAGAACCTGTTGTACCTGATTTTGAAATTCCATATCATACTGAAATAATGGAAAAATTAAATGGTATTGATTTAGATAGTGCTAGAAAAGTAGCAGGTAACGGGTTCTATTACTTCATGGGAGATATTGCAAGACTTCATTCAGCAGTGATTTCTTATGCAAGAGATTTCATGATAAATAGAGGATTTACATATTGTATTCCACCTTTTATGATTCGTAGTGAAGTTGTAACTGGTGTTATGAGTTTTGCAGAAATGGACTCTATGATGTATAAAATCGAAGGAGAAGATTTATATTTAATCGGAACTAGTGAACACTCTATGATTGGTAAATTTATAGATACAATTCTAAAAGAGGATTCACTACCTCAAACTTTAACTAGTTATTCACCTTGTTTCAGAAAGGAAAAGGGTGCTCATGGTATTGAAGAAAGAGGTATATATAGAATTCATCAATTTGAAAAACAAGAAATGATAGTTGTATGTAAACCAGAAGAAAGTATGGATTGGTACGATAAATTATGGAAGAATACAGTAGATTTATTCCGTTCTTTAGATATACCAGTTAGAACTTTAGAATGTTGTTCTGGTGACTTAGCAGACTTAAAAGTAAAATCAGTAGACGTAGAAGCTTGGTCTCCTAGACAAAAGAAATACTTTGAAGTAGGAAGTTGCTCTAACTTAGGTGATGCACAAGCACGTCGTTTAAAGATTCGTGTAGATGGAAAAGACGGCAAATACTTTGCACATACATTAAATAATACTGTAGTAGCTCCTCCAAGAATGCTTATAGCTTTCTTAGAAAATAACTTAAATGAGGATGGTTCTATAAATATTCCAACTGTATTGCAACCATATATGGGTGGAAAAACAGTAATTAAATAA
- a CDS encoding HAMP domain-containing histidine kinase, producing the protein MKIRYKFITGLIFILIFSMIVMNVAITRVLSSNMENSINNFLKQVMNSTHEYVKYTVVTNSTKDKKEALVEEGNYIIKHISLNYDCKCDIRDTNYELIEGNIPEEFRSITQKSKNTVMDGKAVVDLKYKNSGVDAILTYPIYIDNKYMGIISIVKNYDSSYRNYKNTINIINIIELGTFIIIFIFLYLRTNKITEPITELTDAIKKLGYGDYNIYIDEHGKDEVAILSKEFINMRDKIKEQIETIESEKRKVYKLEKGRREFFNSVTHELKTPLTAISGYAELLLTGMVQDEDFNKRAIERIYSESDRLHKLVLELIDVSKGMYVIKEELRDVDMKELISQSCNDMNIKANKYSLKIIQNISEGIVKVQQDKIRQVLINIIDNAIKYSYGGNEIYVNSFILDNKYVVEVINYSDPIPNEILNNIFEPFIKSNNDNKDSRGLGLYLCNEIIKEHEGEITIENGPLVKVKIDLMI; encoded by the coding sequence ATGAAAATAAGATATAAATTCATAACCGGTTTAATATTTATATTGATCTTTTCTATGATAGTAATGAATGTTGCAATAACACGTGTTTTAAGTTCAAATATGGAGAATAGTATAAATAATTTTTTAAAACAAGTAATGAATAGCACGCACGAATATGTAAAGTATACAGTTGTAACTAACAGTACTAAGGATAAAAAAGAAGCATTGGTTGAAGAGGGAAATTATATAATAAAACATATATCTTTAAATTATGATTGCAAATGTGACATAAGAGATACAAACTATGAACTGATAGAAGGCAATATTCCAGAAGAATTCAGGAGTATAACTCAAAAAAGCAAAAATACAGTAATGGATGGTAAAGCAGTAGTCGATTTAAAATATAAAAATAGTGGAGTAGATGCAATATTAACATATCCTATATATATTGATAATAAATATATGGGAATTATAAGTATAGTAAAAAATTATGATTCTTCATACAGAAATTATAAAAATACTATAAATATTATAAACATAATAGAACTTGGAACTTTTATAATAATATTTATATTTTTATATCTAAGGACAAATAAAATTACTGAACCAATTACAGAATTAACAGATGCAATAAAAAAATTAGGATATGGTGATTATAATATTTATATTGACGAACACGGAAAAGATGAAGTTGCCATATTATCAAAAGAATTTATAAATATGAGAGATAAAATAAAGGAACAAATAGAAACTATCGAATCGGAAAAAAGAAAGGTATATAAATTAGAAAAAGGAAGAAGAGAATTTTTTAATAGTGTAACCCATGAGTTAAAAACACCATTAACAGCTATATCAGGATATGCTGAATTATTGCTTACAGGAATGGTTCAGGATGAAGACTTTAATAAAAGAGCTATTGAAAGAATATATTCTGAAAGTGATAGACTCCATAAATTAGTATTAGAGCTTATAGATGTGTCTAAAGGTATGTATGTTATTAAAGAAGAACTTAGAGATGTTGATATGAAAGAACTTATTAGTCAAAGTTGTAATGATATGAATATAAAGGCTAATAAATACTCATTAAAAATAATACAAAATATAAGTGAAGGTATAGTTAAAGTACAGCAGGATAAAATTAGACAAGTACTAATCAATATAATTGATAATGCAATAAAATATTCCTATGGAGGAAATGAGATATATGTTAATTCTTTTATATTAGATAATAAATATGTTGTTGAAGTAATAAATTATAGTGATCCAATTCCAAATGAAATACTTAATAATATATTTGAACCTTTTATAAAATCTAATAATGATAATAAGGATAGTAGAGGACTTGGTTTATATTTGTGCAATGAAATAATTAAAGAACATGAAGGTGAAATAACTATAGAAAATGGCCCACTAGTAAAGGTGAAAATTGATTTAATGATTTGA
- a CDS encoding response regulator transcription factor, which produces MDLKVLVVEDEISINDILVSALRADGYIAKGVFLSKDAKETLKFFKPDLILLDINLPDESGFELCKHINAKYCIPIIMLTARNDIVDKVLGLELGADDYITKPFNIKEVLARVKVAIRRVNKYKEKSEEEFIYINKFIKINLEGRIVFKDDEEVRLKPQEYELLEFFVKNKNIVFSREILLNKVWGFDYEGEVRTVDVHVRRLRSKLDKENASSIIDTVFGIGYVMR; this is translated from the coding sequence ATGGACTTGAAGGTTCTTGTAGTTGAAGATGAAATATCTATAAATGATATTTTAGTGTCTGCTCTAAGAGCAGATGGATATATAGCTAAAGGTGTATTTTTATCTAAAGATGCTAAAGAAACTTTAAAATTTTTTAAGCCAGATTTAATATTGTTGGATATAAATTTACCAGATGAGAGTGGATTTGAATTATGTAAGCATATAAATGCTAAATATTGTATTCCAATAATTATGTTAACTGCACGTAACGATATTGTGGACAAGGTTTTAGGATTAGAACTAGGGGCAGATGATTATATTACTAAACCATTTAATATAAAAGAAGTATTAGCTAGGGTAAAGGTTGCAATAAGAAGAGTTAATAAATATAAAGAGAAATCAGAGGAAGAATTTATATATATAAATAAATTTATTAAAATAAATTTAGAGGGTAGAATTGTATTTAAAGATGATGAGGAAGTTAGATTAAAACCTCAAGAATATGAATTGTTAGAGTTTTTTGTTAAAAATAAAAATATAGTTTTTTCAAGAGAGATCCTTTTAAATAAAGTTTGGGGATTTGATTATGAAGGTGAGGTTAGAACAGTAGATGTTCATGTTAGAAGATTAAGAAGTAAGCTTGATAAAGAAAATGCCTCATCTATTATAGATACTGTTTTTGGAATAGGATATGTAATGAGGTAA
- a CDS encoding Ig-like domain-containing protein, with protein MRKKFIISLTLILIVMLSVSGCGKKQKTSILTNDVKQQEAMKENEIKKFIKDGTNFLNSGKYDDAKSSFEKAISMDKSNKGAYIEIKNKYIEKNRIDDAYYFIKLAVSNNVDIENMKKLLNDIKSKFEVTKLYVNVYQNNEYQLPDKIKAKINNEDKEVGVVWNNNSIDTSKVGTIKYEGKIEQYDREAELNLKIIEVKKEVQQENNTEKVKNIQEENGNKKVKNGKQIGFINEIYEQNGKRYLKIDDVEFFFNKDGNDRTAEREAIKDGRKDLLHDGGLYNGYYIRNKNKSLEAYEISQNADIYICGYRNNLNALDLQRVDYKNLKNLDLNYGSFLAYIYLENNVVVRIEEQYRP; from the coding sequence ATGAGAAAAAAGTTTATAATCTCATTAACATTAATATTAATAGTTATGCTAAGTGTTTCAGGCTGCGGAAAGAAACAAAAAACAAGTATATTAACAAATGATGTAAAACAACAAGAGGCAATGAAAGAGAACGAAATAAAAAAATTTATTAAAGATGGAACTAATTTTTTAAATTCAGGAAAGTATGATGATGCTAAAAGCTCTTTTGAAAAAGCAATTTCAATGGATAAGTCTAATAAAGGGGCTTATATAGAAATAAAAAATAAATATATAGAAAAGAATAGAATAGATGATGCGTATTATTTTATAAAATTAGCTGTAAGTAATAATGTTGATATTGAAAACATGAAAAAATTATTAAACGATATAAAATCAAAATTTGAAGTTACTAAATTATATGTAAATGTATATCAAAATAATGAATATCAATTACCAGATAAAATCAAAGCAAAAATAAATAATGAAGATAAGGAAGTTGGAGTTGTTTGGAATAATAATAGTATAGATACGAGCAAGGTAGGAACTATAAAGTATGAAGGTAAAATAGAACAATATGATAGAGAAGCTGAATTAAATCTTAAAATAATTGAAGTTAAAAAAGAGGTTCAACAAGAAAATAACACTGAAAAAGTAAAAAATATTCAAGAAGAAAATGGCAACAAAAAAGTTAAAAATGGAAAACAGATAGGATTTATAAATGAAATATACGAACAAAATGGTAAAAGATATTTAAAAATAGATGATGTAGAATTTTTCTTTAATAAAGATGGAAATGATAGAACAGCTGAAAGAGAAGCAATAAAAGATGGCAGAAAAGATCTTTTGCATGATGGAGGCTTGTATAATGGTTACTATATTAGAAATAAAAATAAGAGTTTAGAAGCTTATGAAATATCTCAAAATGCAGATATATATATATGTGGATATCGTAATAATTTAAATGCTCTAGATTTACAAAGAGTAGATTATAAAAATTTAAAAAACTTGGATTTAAACTATGGAAGCTTTCTGGCATATATATATTTAGAAAATAATGTAGTAGTAAGAATAGAAGAACAATATAGACCTTAA
- a CDS encoding Ig-like domain-containing protein, whose amino-acid sequence MRKKAIISLLLILITMLIISGCGKKEKTSVLTNNVKQQEAMKENEVKKFIKNGTDFLNVGKYDDAKSSFEKAILMEKSNKGSYIEIKNKYMEKNRLDDAYYFIKLAVNNNVDTENMKKLLSDIKAKFEVTKLYVNVYQNNEYKLPYKINVKINNEDKEVGVIWDNNADTSETGTIKYQGKIEEYDRCAELYLKVLESPKEREENRGKDVKNINNSTKEDENQNLREVKNGKQIGFINEIYEKNGKRYLKYDDVEFFKNKDANDRTAEREAIKDGKKLPEGRVEDDYYLRNKDNTLEEYEISKNVEIDICKYHVDKNINTIDLQGISYENFKTLDNVYGQSKALFYIYVENNVIVKIEEQYRP is encoded by the coding sequence ATGAGAAAAAAAGCTATAATTTCTTTACTATTAATATTAATAACTATGTTAATTATTTCAGGTTGTGGTAAAAAGGAAAAGACAAGTGTATTGACCAACAATGTAAAACAACAAGAAGCCATGAAAGAAAATGAAGTGAAAAAGTTTATTAAAAATGGAACTGATTTTTTAAATGTAGGCAAATATGATGATGCTAAAAGCTCTTTTGAAAAAGCAATTCTAATGGAAAAATCTAATAAGGGATCTTATATAGAAATAAAAAATAAATATATGGAAAAAAACAGATTAGATGATGCTTATTATTTTATAAAACTAGCTGTAAACAATAATGTAGATACTGAAAATATGAAAAAATTATTAAGTGATATAAAAGCAAAATTTGAAGTTACTAAATTATATGTAAATGTATATCAAAATAATGAATACAAATTACCATATAAAATTAATGTTAAAATAAACAATGAGGATAAGGAAGTTGGAGTTATTTGGGATAATAATGCAGATACAAGTGAAACAGGAACTATAAAATACCAAGGTAAAATAGAAGAATATGATAGATGTGCTGAATTATATCTTAAAGTATTAGAATCTCCAAAAGAAAGAGAAGAAAACAGAGGCAAAGATGTGAAAAATATTAACAACTCTACAAAAGAGGATGAAAATCAAAATTTAAGAGAAGTTAAAAATGGAAAACAGATAGGATTTATAAATGAAATATATGAAAAAAACGGTAAGAGATATTTAAAATATGATGATGTGGAATTTTTTAAAAACAAAGACGCTAATGATAGGACTGCAGAAAGAGAAGCTATAAAAGATGGAAAGAAGTTACCAGAGGGAAGAGTAGAAGATGATTATTATCTTAGAAATAAAGATAATACTTTAGAAGAATATGAAATATCTAAAAATGTAGAGATAGATATTTGTAAGTATCATGTGGATAAAAATATTAATACTATAGATTTGCAAGGAATTAGTTATGAAAATTTTAAAACTTTGGATAATGTTTATGGACAAAGTAAAGCTTTATTCTATATATATGTAGAAAATAATGTAATAGTAAAAATAGAAGAACAGTATAGACCTTAA